One window of Neisseria subflava genomic DNA carries:
- the recC gene encoding exodeoxyribonuclease V subunit gamma, which translates to MFYLYQSDRLEALAEMCAHIHQALPLDSVLAQEEVVVQSQGMRRYLNVFFARKLGVAANLKFSLPAGLAWQLMRKLVPDVPPLSPFSPEVMRWRLLDLFRSEAFQTAPEYENVRLKLESYLHSSASADYQLAGQMADIFDQYLVYRPDWIDAWQAGKLLGLGDDEDWQARLWRYLDDGSQSAPHRVALWEKLLAQLDKSVLPQRLFVFGISTMAPMYLQLLHQISKHCDVFVFALNPSSQYWGEVIDEAQILKRGDEADLSQAGHPLLASLGKQGRDFFDFLSEVETEQDIQVYEEGKDDTLLHCLQNDIQNLIMPSERLYQQEESEVGAQSALVQVHDADGNPVSVEPDKLLNDGSIKIVAAHSPLRELQILKEELSLVLQKNPDWQPHDIAVLTPNIEPYSPFIEAVFGQEQAGSQALPYSISDVKLSRRQPLLYALAQTLDLLESRFEVDKVLPLLESRLVLQRFGLSEEDVPLLHETVAGLNVHWGLDQTMREGKDNLFTWQQAVERLALGWMLPEGGNGMWQGVSAWHSNVNQLDVFSGFAEFVRTLADMAAQWQEPANVESWVQRCRDLLEKMFAPDTDDQYAKQQFEQSLAKWQEEAQLAEFDGLLPCKTVIRHIRRFLDSESQAGFLSGGITFCSMVPMRSLPFKMVCLLGLNDGDFPRNTKAAVFDLIAKHPKKGDRARRDDDRYLFLEALISAREMLYLSYIGRDIRNDAEFAPSSLISELLDTIAAMTGKSGRELSEKWVKHYPLQAFSRRYFQKDALSDGLFSTRQDYADALNQPSAEAQPFFCEALSQEEPGKTIHQGELVSFWRNPVKVWLKKNLSWDQPYLDGAWESAEPFEPQHEGRIADAYLDARRKGEDFEDTAIRLNAESLMPVGELGGLWQKQYQISAKNVDAELIRSNKRPSEPYEESFDDLVLQGTISNLYECGRIVFLNQKDNAPNRIARLLEHLIFCAVAPKSVANRQTYIVSLGQAETYTAIGQEAARALLKEWLVYFRIGQNTPLPFFAKTSLAAAEEYSKKEDWDAALREAYKVFNGNKMSKAQKEYTEVKLVFGHSDESPLDEPLFENLVVNLLVPLLTGVAGKTNTTEQE; encoded by the coding sequence ATGTTTTATCTTTATCAGTCCGACCGTTTGGAAGCGCTTGCCGAAATGTGCGCGCATATTCATCAGGCCTTGCCCTTGGATTCTGTATTGGCGCAGGAAGAAGTGGTGGTGCAGAGCCAGGGGATGCGGCGTTATCTGAATGTGTTTTTTGCGCGCAAACTCGGCGTGGCGGCGAATTTGAAGTTCAGCCTGCCTGCCGGTTTGGCGTGGCAGCTGATGCGTAAATTGGTTCCCGATGTGCCGCCGCTCAGTCCGTTTTCGCCTGAAGTTATGCGCTGGCGTTTGCTGGATTTGTTCCGCAGCGAAGCGTTTCAGACGGCCCCAGAATACGAAAACGTGCGCTTGAAGCTGGAAAGTTATTTGCACAGCTCGGCATCGGCGGATTATCAGCTTGCCGGACAGATGGCGGATATTTTCGACCAATATTTGGTGTACCGTCCGGATTGGATTGATGCGTGGCAGGCTGGGAAGCTGCTGGGTTTGGGCGATGATGAGGATTGGCAGGCGCGGCTGTGGCGCTATTTGGACGATGGCAGCCAATCTGCGCCGCACCGCGTGGCCTTGTGGGAAAAGCTGTTGGCGCAGTTGGATAAATCGGTCTTGCCGCAAAGGTTGTTCGTATTCGGTATTTCGACAATGGCGCCGATGTATCTGCAACTGCTGCACCAAATTTCCAAGCATTGCGATGTTTTTGTGTTCGCGCTCAACCCAAGCAGCCAATATTGGGGCGAGGTCATCGACGAGGCGCAGATTTTGAAAAGGGGCGATGAGGCGGATTTGTCGCAGGCAGGGCATCCGCTGTTGGCTTCTTTGGGCAAGCAGGGACGCGATTTCTTTGATTTTCTGTCGGAAGTGGAAACCGAGCAGGATATTCAGGTTTATGAAGAGGGAAAAGACGATACCTTGTTGCATTGCCTGCAAAACGATATCCAAAACTTAATCATGCCGTCTGAACGCTTGTATCAACAGGAAGAAAGCGAAGTAGGCGCGCAGTCGGCTTTGGTTCAGGTTCACGATGCGGATGGCAATCCAGTGAGTGTCGAGCCGGACAAATTGTTGAATGACGGCTCCATTAAAATCGTCGCGGCCCACAGCCCTTTGCGCGAATTGCAGATTTTGAAAGAAGAGCTGTCGCTGGTGTTGCAAAAAAATCCCGACTGGCAGCCGCACGATATTGCCGTGTTGACACCGAACATTGAGCCGTACAGCCCGTTTATCGAAGCTGTTTTCGGACAGGAGCAGGCAGGCAGCCAGGCTTTGCCGTATTCGATTTCGGATGTGAAGCTCAGCCGTCGTCAGCCGTTGCTGTATGCTTTGGCGCAAACTTTGGACTTGCTGGAAAGCCGGTTTGAAGTAGACAAGGTTTTGCCTTTGCTGGAAAGCCGGTTGGTGCTGCAACGCTTCGGTTTGAGCGAGGAAGATGTGCCACTGCTGCATGAGACTGTTGCCGGATTAAATGTGCATTGGGGTTTGGACCAAACCATGCGCGAGGGTAAAGACAACCTCTTTACTTGGCAGCAGGCGGTAGAGCGTTTGGCCTTGGGCTGGATGCTGCCTGAAGGCGGCAACGGTATGTGGCAGGGAGTGAGCGCGTGGCATAGCAATGTCAACCAGTTGGACGTGTTCAGCGGTTTTGCCGAATTTGTCCGTACTTTGGCCGATATGGCGGCGCAATGGCAAGAGCCTGCCAATGTGGAAAGCTGGGTGCAGCGTTGTCGAGATTTGCTGGAGAAAATGTTTGCTCCGGATACGGACGACCAATACGCCAAGCAACAGTTTGAGCAATCTTTGGCGAAATGGCAGGAAGAGGCCCAGTTGGCCGAATTTGACGGATTGTTGCCGTGTAAAACCGTTATCCGCCATATCCGCCGCTTTTTGGACAGCGAAAGCCAAGCCGGATTTTTGAGCGGTGGCATTACTTTTTGCAGTATGGTGCCGATGCGCAGCCTGCCGTTTAAAATGGTTTGCCTGTTGGGTCTGAATGACGGCGATTTTCCGCGCAATACCAAAGCGGCGGTGTTCGACCTGATTGCCAAACATCCGAAAAAAGGCGACCGCGCCCGCCGCGACGACGACCGTTATCTTTTCCTTGAAGCCTTAATCAGCGCACGTGAAATGCTGTATTTGTCTTATATCGGCCGCGATATACGCAATGATGCCGAGTTTGCGCCGTCTTCGTTAATCAGCGAGCTGCTGGATACCATTGCCGCCATGACGGGGAAAAGTGGGCGCGAGTTGTCGGAGAAATGGGTGAAACATTATCCGTTGCAGGCGTTTTCACGCCGTTATTTCCAAAAGGATGCGCTTTCAGACGGCCTCTTCAGTACGCGCCAAGATTACGCCGATGCATTGAACCAACCGTCAGCGGAAGCGCAGCCGTTTTTCTGTGAGGCCTTAAGTCAGGAAGAACCTGGCAAAACCATTCATCAGGGCGAGCTCGTCAGTTTTTGGCGCAATCCTGTCAAAGTTTGGCTGAAGAAAAATTTAAGCTGGGATCAGCCGTATCTGGACGGCGCATGGGAGTCTGCTGAACCGTTTGAACCGCAACATGAAGGTCGGATTGCCGATGCCTATTTGGATGCGCGGCGCAAAGGTGAAGATTTTGAAGATACGGCCATTCGGCTGAATGCAGAAAGTCTGATGCCGGTAGGCGAGTTGGGCGGTTTGTGGCAGAAGCAGTATCAGATATCTGCGAAAAACGTGGATGCCGAGTTGATACGCAGTAACAAAAGGCCGTCTGAACCTTATGAAGAATCCTTTGACGACTTGGTTTTACAAGGCACCATCAGCAATCTTTACGAATGCGGCCGCATTGTGTTCCTAAATCAAAAAGACAATGCGCCCAACCGCATTGCCCGTTTATTGGAGCATTTGATTTTTTGCGCCGTCGCCCCTAAATCCGTTGCAAACCGACAAACCTATATTGTCAGTTTGGGGCAGGCCGAAACCTATACCGCCATCGGGCAAGAGGCCGCGAGGGCACTTTTGAAAGAATGGTTGGTATATTTCCGAATTGGACAAAATACCCCCTTGCCGTTTTTTGCCAAAACCAGCCTTGCCGCTGCGGAGGAGTACAGCAAGAAAGAAGATTGGGATGCTGCCTTGAGAGAAGCCTATAAGGTTTTTAACGGCAATAAAATGAGCAAAGCGCAGAAAGAATATACCGAAGTGAAGTTGGTGTTTGGTCATTCGGATGAATCACCTCTTGATGAGCCGCTATTTGAAAATCTCGTCGTCAATCTGCTTGTGCCGCTTTTGACCGGCGTGGCAGGTAAAACCAATACAACAGAACAGGAGTAA